The genomic region AAAATAGTACTTtcccggggccggtgaggtggcgctagaggtaaggtgtctaccttgcaagcgctagccaaggaaggaccgcggttcgatcccctggcatcccatatggtccccccaagccaggggcaatttctgagcacttatccaggagtaacccctgagcatcaaaggaatgtgcccccctaaaaaaatagTACTTTCCCATCTGATTGTCTGTCATGGGTTCTGCTGCCATAGCAAGAAGAATCACTCCTTCCAGGAATCACATTCCTCTAAAGTTCATCCAATTCTACTGCAAATCTTCCCTTTAATAATAGACTGGCCCATTCTCATCTTTACCATGAACTCTGCAGCATAGTATCAATCCCTCTTACTCTAGGTTGATCATATCCCTCTCTTAGGACCCTTCCTGCAATACTTTGTAGAACAACAAGTAGCATTTTCAACTTAGAGCCTCTCTCCAATATACTCTGCTATGCAACTGGCTATAAGACCACCACAGCTAAATCAGTGGCCAACATCATGAGAGGTGAACACACCGCTTCTGATCCTGCCCCTTTCTTGAGTTTCTTGCATTGCTCGGTCAAAAAGAAATTGCCTTCTCCTCACAATCAGCTGTACTCCAGGAATATCTCTCAAACACAGTCAAAAGGTCTAACCGAATTTACAGTCTCCTAGGTGAAACTATTATGGAGAAGAAGTCATGGGTCCATAACTAAAATGTCCCAGTTCAGTTCTACTTTAGATCCATTACTAAGAGCCCTCTTTCATAGAAGAAACATGGTACAAGCCAGGTTTTTATTCAGGACCCAGAACATAGAAAGTTCAGTACAAGTGGCACTAAGAAGTCAGAGGGCTGATAAGGAAGAGTCTCAAGTAGGTGATGGAATGACCTCCAGGAAATGCTCCTGAAAAGACAGCAGCAGGAACTCCACAGGTTCCCTTCCTTACCTGAGGGAGTCAGAGAAGGACTCGATGCCAAACTTGGAGATGCTGTAGCCACCAGAACCAATGGCCACACGACCAGCCATGCTGGAGACATTGACCACACGGCCCTGGGCTTTCCTCAGCAGGGGCAGCAGACTCAGAGTCAGGTcaatcactcccagcaggttcACATCCAGTACCTTCATGAAATCCTGTCTGGTCTGCCACTCGTTGGGACCGAAGACCCCTACAATGCCAGCATTGTTCACCAGTCCCCAAAGTCCTAAACACAGAGGTTGGGGAATATCAGTGTTCTGTGACTTGCCAGAAATCACAGCTTTGTTCCCCAGACCTAAACTTCCCCCTCAAGGACATTGATAGATTGCATGGAAATGGGCAGAACAGAACCTAATGGGCCTTCCTCAGGACTGAAGCTTAATGCTGTCATGTCCTGAATGACAAATTGGGCCTGAGTTTGAGTCTAACAAACCTATGTTGTGGCTGAGGCATTATAGATATTCCCCTGCATTTCTATGTGTCTTCAGAGCTTTATTAGTGGGTGCAACACAACTACAGTTGCCCAAAAAGGCAGAGAGAAGGACTAAGAAAGGTAGAGAAACAGAGGAAGATAGACACGGAGGAAGACAACAAGGCTCTCAATGGATTTGACTTTGCtcagaaaaatttttgtttgtgttttgctttattgctttattttgggtttcttttgaACAACTCTTGCTGTGTCttgggcttactcttagctctgcacacaagaatcattcctggcaagacttAGATAACCCtactggatgccagggatggaacctgggttgtccacttacaaggcaagagctctatccTCAGTATTATCATATTAGCCCAGTTTTACTCAGGAAAGTACTGAAGATTTAAAGATAACTTTCCTAGTCTGCAGGACACTTGAGGGGCATCAGTAGTATCAGAGTAAGTGAGGGAGGAGCTcaaatgatagtacaacaggtaggtgtatgtttgccttgtattttgGCTAACccattttgatccttggcatctcctaTAGTCCACCAAGCAGTATCAGAAGGAATTtctgagatgagggctggaaggaccagctcacaatatgaagctcaccataaagagtgctgagtgcatttagggaaataactacactaataactatcatgacaatcttaatgagtgagagaagtagaacgcctatcttgaatacaggcaggggtggggaaggaggagagggggcattggtggtgggaatgttgcactagtgaagagaggtgttctgtttatgactaaaacctaactacaatcatgcctgtaattatggtgctaaaataaagattttttattcattcctattgtttaaagatttttcttttcttttttctttttaataatttatttaaacatcatcattacaaacataattttagttgggtttcagtcatataaaataaagattttatttttaaaaaaaaaaagaagaaataatttctgagtgcagagcaggagtaacccctaaggagcACTGAGTTTTActcccaaaaataattaatttttaattttagtaaggAATTGTAGAGAACTTAAGTTCAAATCCAGTACTTACCCATGCTCCATGTGAAACTTACACTCCAACATCTTCCTCTCACACCCTTAAAGTGCAGACTGTTCAGACCCCAACAGTGACATCAAGGAAAGAAAACTACCTTTGTGCTCCAACATCCCAGCTGAGGATTGCCTATGGCTGACATCATATGAACATTCCAGAAAAGGAGACAGAGTCCTAACTTGCCTGCTGGGTCCCAGTCCCAAAAGTCTCCATACCCAAACAGTGCCATATTAAgggacccctccaaaaaaaaaaaaaaaaaaaagaaaaagaaaaaaaaatctgttaagaGAGGATATGACAAAGATAGGAGGTCTGAAAAGACGCATATCAACCCAGCAGCACAGAACCCCAGGGACCAGGGACTGTACAAGGCACAGAAGCTGGTGACTGAGAGCTCATGGGACTCAAGTCCTGAAAGCAACAGGGTTTTGACTAGGAAGCACACCCAGTGCCCCACctccagacacagacacagaaaagCAGACAGCTCAGCATACCTCTGTCTCCTGTGTGATCCTTCACCCACTGGGTGGCAGCAGCGATGCTCTCCGTCTTCGTGACATCCAGGATCACTGTGTCCAGCCTGTCCGAAGTCTGCGCCCTCAACTTCTCAGCTCCCTTCTCTGTCAGACATGCAGCCAGCACCCTCAAGCCCTTCAGGTCTAGCTGCCTGGCCAGCAGGTTCCCAAAGCCTGAGTCACAGCCTGTGATGAAGACGTACTTGTCCTGCAGCTGGTCAACCACCTGCCTCTCCTTATACCAGCGCACAAGGTAGTACAAGCCTACTaggaccaccaggtatagccacaTGACCTGTAAAAGTCAGAAATATAACTCCAGGGGACATCAGAATAGGTCTGTGTGTGAAAGCAATGTTGATCACTGGGGTATTGGTTTGTAAACCAGCCTACAGTGTCTATACAAGGCCCTCAATGCTTTCCTGTTTAATTAACTGTAGTTAATTGTGTCCTCCTTCCATGCTCTGTACCAGATCTTCCTAAGTGATTTCCACTCAAGACCCCATTCGCTTAAGAAATTTTTATACAACTCCAGGCATACATATCAAGCATTTATTGATTAcaaatcataaagaaatttattttaaaataaacttctttaagtttacCACATGAGGTGTAACTCAAGTTTGAGGGGCAAGGCTCTGTGCTACTTTGCCCAGTTCTAATAGGTTTTGTCAGATTCCCAATAACTTTCAAGGTTCCCCAACCAACCTCTCTGCTTCTCCTACTCTtctgtccttctccttctcttctctttcactcACTCGTCGTTCTCTTACTCTTGCTCTCCCTTGCTcactctctctagctctctctcttttgcgtgctctctctctctctctcactctctctctctctctctctctctctctctctctctctctctctctctctctctctctctctctctctctctctctctctctctctcctctaaacTGCCTGCAGCATACAAACATGGGAGCCTCATCCAGTTCGCATGAGTCAGCACACTCTTACATAACTTTCTGCTCATCACTGATTTGGGGCTCTCTGAGATCATGAATaaactaagttaaaaaaaataagggatttaaaaaaattttatataaataaataaaataagaggatTCAAGCCTTGTTCCACTATCACTCTGTGTGAGCCCCAGCATCTGGGATTCCCAGCTGGCTCAGTACACAAACACCCCTGAGACAACAGTTCCTCTCAGCATCTCGAGAATTTGGAGGAAAAGGCagagtgattaaaaataaaaataaaaataaactttctacaggccagagcaatattacagttcgtagggtgtttgcctgcacacagccaacctgagatcAATCCCTAgctcccagatggtcctctgagctttccaggagtaatttctgaatgcagagctaggagtaagtactgccgggtgtggcccaaaaagaaaaacaaaaaaaatcacaaaaacctTTCTGAAAAAGGGATGTATTAGTAAAAGGGTCTGAGAACAGGAGAGAGTATGCAACCTCAGAGAAGGAGCAGGAGGGAATGAGGAAGATGTGGGGACACAGGCAGGAGTGAAACTTCTCTGACTGGCAGAGAGGGGCTGAGAGAAGCACAGACAGTGAGTCTCCTGGTCACACTCCCTCAGATGACCTGTCTCAAGCTCTGTCACCTGCAAATGGTGCCCTCACTTCCTCTGTGCACAACTTACCCTCACAAGCTCACATCACAACTCAAAAAACTTGGATACTGAGACTGTCAGAGTAGCTGCCCTGGGCAGGAATGGACTTCTGAGCCTCACTGTAACAGGGAGAACTGTGCCCCAAGGGAAAGGTGAGTTAAATTTGTATCAGGAAATGATGGGGGGGTGCCTCCTTTCTTGGTTACAAGTGAGGACGAAACCCTGACCCTCAGACATTGTCCTTTCCCTTGAGGGGAACCAGTGCATATGGGTTCCCCGGGAAACAAGAGCAGGAATGGGATGGGCAGAACCCACAGTCAGTTTCCCACTCCATGCATCTCTCTTTGCTCACACTTGTCTCTGGTCACAGGAAATTGGGGAGGAAAAAGGAGCAGTGAGGAGGCGAGAATAACCACACAGTGATCAATACGCTCAGATTTTCTCCTTAAATACAAACACAGCAGAACATAGAATACAGGGTTATGGTCACAGGTCTGAAAGTGTGTGCCCGGGCTCAGAAGGCCCACTACTCCTCCAGAGACCAGTATCTCCTGCTGCCCAGGAACCCAGCACCATCCTAGCTCTGGCCCAGATGAGAAATGGAGAGACAAGATCTCTTCTCTAAAGGGTCATAGAGAgtcagaatttttctttcttttttttttgaggtatatatttgttttattgaatattgataaataaaataacaaatgcaTGCAGAAATTCAAATATCCACTTTTTATGTCGCAACTGTATCATTAGATACTTTCCATTACATAACACTAAGGTAATTTAGACTCTGAGTTAAACACACTCTGTTCCTGATACATGTGGCATCAGTATAAATACAACTGAAAATATACATTCTTTATCAAATgaacaataattatttttgtgatgtgtcagtgaaaacaattaaaaatgttatgtGAATGAAGTTGCATCAAGCTAATCTTATAGAATATTTCAACACaatatttaatatagaatttCTTAGTCATAAAAGCAAATTCTGAATAAACTAGCTCAATACAGTCTCCTTAGAGGTCAGCACTTACTAATCATAAATATTAAGGGTAAATTGGCATTAAATAAGAAGGACCAATCCTTCTTTGCATAATATTAAttagtaataattattatttattactttaaccATACATAAATTCATGTGTAAGGTATTAATTCACcctattatgtttttaatttttttattgtggccaaagtgaattacaaatcttacacagtgatatttaaggtacacggtgacaataaaggagggcctttccaccaccagtgttgtcctcccttcatccctgttcccaagcatatatcccttatctctctcctttattttccagaatgctagtgtaactaaaagcatatatgttaacactaatgttaaccttttttttttttttcttgcagttccagatatttttgctagtggtttcttaaaggtttagagtcaaaggagcactgtaaaaacaatgttagtgtggcagttatcatttgcatgggcctaCCAAAGtatggggtcatggaaaggaaaaactttggcctaagtacaaggagaccctacccctaaagtttcctgacataagaccatttctaggctccaggtaaactagtttggactctcaggctgggaagaggctagtactctttacctacttgtttattctcagtggcctcttggcctcttccttctttcattgtgtaactgtggttgctaccatactaggtttctgattattTCCCATAAACgttgacaattgagtccactgtcttaagttagattgtttattttccccactttttatcttttctcctctttgtgaactgttcaataaggtattttggtgaaagagtccctctctatctttccttcccttggttatttgttaaataaggaagtttgtagaagtgtccctccatttaatgtttatataagaaccaagtcaattggacttgttctagcatccccataggcaccaatcttgccatgtgatactgttcttcctttgcataggtacattaaaatgggaaattatatacaaacatgttcttatcctat from Suncus etruscus isolate mSunEtr1 chromosome 11, mSunEtr1.pri.cur, whole genome shotgun sequence harbors:
- the LOC126022985 gene encoding LOW QUALITY PROTEIN: retinol dehydrogenase 16-like (The sequence of the model RefSeq protein was modified relative to this genomic sequence to represent the inferred CDS: substituted 1 base at 1 genomic stop codon), whose translation is MWLYLVVLVGLYYLVRWYKERQVVDQLQDKYVFITGCDSGFGNLLARQLDLKGLRVLAACLTEKGAEKLRAQTSDRLDTVILDVTKTESIAAATQWVKDHTGDRGLWGLVNNAGIVGVFGPNEWQTRQDFMKVLDVNLLGVIDLTLSLLPLLRKAQGRVVNVSSMAGRVAIGSGGYSISKFGIESFSDSLRRELSFFGVKVVVIEPGAFKTGMSPIXVIQSLHIAWNKASEEVKDIYGEKFLTDLIQNIETYKLELDLTLVTDCMEHALTSRHPRTRYSAGWDAKLILIPLSYMPTFLVDAFLKWNSARPAKAM